The sequence below is a genomic window from Sphingobium sp. EP60837.
GGCTTGGTGACTCGAAGGATTTCGGGCGGCTGGATCATGATGCGCTCGGATTAGCAGCGGCGGCATGGCATCGCAAGAAGGGCGTGGTGGGCGATGACGGGCTCGAACCGCCGACATTCTCGGTGTAAACGAGACGCTCTACCAACTGAGCTAATCGCCCTATGCCGCGCCCTGCCTGGTGCAGCCGGAGCGCGCCTATCTAGGCTAATCGGCGCGCGGGTCAAGCCTTGATGACGATCGCGTCACGCGCACAGGAAGCGGCGGCTCGCCATGAACCAGCGGGTCAGCGCCTCGACGGTCTCGTCGGCCAGGGCAATGAAGACGCGGCGGCCATCGTGCGGGTCGGCCTGGCGCTGGACAATGCCCTTGTCGGTCAATGTGCGAATCCAGCGCAGCGCGGTGGTCGGCGGCACGGCAGAGGCGATGCACAGGCTGGACACGGAAACCCGCTCTTGCTCCAGCCGCGCAGCCAGCAGGTCGAGCAGCATGTCCCAAGCTGGATCGGCGAACAAGTCGCCAGGCAGGAACTCCTCGCGCAGCCGCCGCGCCCGCAACAAATCTCTCACCTGCGCGGCGCTAAGCGGCGAGGCATCCGTTGCAGGCTGGTTGCTGCCCATGGGCTCTACCGCCGGCATGCCGATATAATCGCTGGCGCGGTCCGATATGCGCGGGCCCAACGCGAAGGAGGGCGTGGCATGGCGCGGGCGGGACGTCAGAGCCTCCAGAGTGCGGGCGAGACGGCTGACTTCTTCGCTTAACTGCTGCAGGCGGACGCCCTCGCTTTCCTGATTGACCTCATGAACCGTGCGCTGCGGCGTTGCGCTTCCAGCCGTCAGCAGCGCGGCAGCCAGGTCGGCATGATCAGGCGTACAAAGCAATTGCGTTCGTTCGCTCCGGATGCAGGCGAAGGCGAGATCGATCGTGTCGATGCCCGTGACCATGATGACCGGCACATCATTCTGCACCGCCAACGTCTCGACCTGCACCAGCAGTCGCTCGAGCATGGGCGAGGGTTGCGCGCAAAAGAGCAGGATCACGTCGCAGCCGATCTGCATGTCCAGCCGCAAGGACGCCTGCTCCAACCCTACGCTGTCCAGCAGCCGGAACTGCGCGGCGGGCGCCAGACCTTCAACATCATCGAGGAAAATATCGTCTGCCAGGATCAGCAGGCCGGCCCTTTGATCCTTTACTCCGTAGCTTTCCTCCATCCTCAAGCCTAAGCCCGCTGCGGACCGATCCATTTCCACCTGTTAACTCCTGTCCCTGCTTTGTTCTGAGCTTATCGCAATATCGCGGCGCTGCGCCCGCTCTCTCCTCCATATCGGACATGGTGATGAAGGATTGCCGGCCGATGCTCGGCTGCCGCTACGAAATGCAAGGAGTTGACCGCCGCTACCGCCAAAATGGTGTGGCCTTTCGCCAAAATGGCGCGAGCGTAAGCGCAGCCCGATTTATCTCCGAAATGGACTCTTCTTCTGGCACAAGAGTCTCAGCTAGCCGTCCTTCTGGCGAAATCGATATAAAGCTGACGCAATCGGGTCGCGACAGGTCCGGGCCTGCCGTCCCCGATCTGCCGGCCATCTATGCGGACGACCGCCTGACAGAGCGTCGATGCGCTGGTGATGAAAGCCTCGCGAGCCGTCAGAGTTTCCTCGACCGTAAATGGCCGGTATGTGACGCTCATGCCGCTTTCCAGCGCCAGGGCGGTAAGTGCTGCCCCAGTGCAACCGGCCAGCACAGCTTGCGAATAAGGGCGGGTGACGATGCCCTCGTCGGTAACCAGAAAAGCGGTCGAAGATGCGCCTTCGGTAATGAAGCCATCCTCCACCATCCACGCTTCCTGCGCTCCCGCTTCCGCTGCGATCCGCTTGGCCATCGCTTGGGCGAGCAGGCCCACGCTCTTGATGTCGCGCCGCGACCAGCGCTGATCTGGCGTCGTGACGACCGCAATCCCCGTGCGGGCGGCCGGACTGTCCAGAAAATGCTTCGCCTGCGTGAACATCAACAGCGTCGGTTGCAAAGCGGTCGATGTCAGGAAATCGCGCCCTGCATCAGCGCCGCCCGTCAACTGCAAGTAGATCAGACCTTCATCAAGCTTGTTCCGCCTCGCCAGATCTTTCTGAACCGCCTCGATCGCGTCGGAGGAGAGGGGGAGGGTAAGGCCGATTGCGGTTGCCGATCGTTCCAGCCGCGCCATGTGTGAATCGCTATCGACCAGGCGGCCCTCGATCACCGCAGTGACCTCATAGACAGCCTCCGCGAACAGGAAGCCGCGGTCGAGTACGGACACCCGGGTGTCGGCAAGCGGCAGGAATTGGCCGTTGAGATAAGCGATCGACATGAACGGACGGATTTCCCCTGCGCGACAAGATAAGTCCACCGATGTTGCCGGGGCGATGTTCTGGGTCAAGCAGCGATCGTCAATCCAACGCGCTCACGCGCTCTCCTATATTGCGCAGCTCCTCGACAAAGCGCGCCCGTTCGGCCGCTTTGCGCGCTTCATCGGGCACGCGCAGCAGGAAACTGGGGTGAACCGTCACCCATCCCTCGACGCCATTGTCCAGCGGGATCGGCGCGCCGCGCGTGCGGCTGATCGTCACGGCTTTACCCAGCATCGCTCGCGCAGCTGTCGCGCCCAAGGCGACCAGGATGCGAGGCCGGATACGGTCCAGTTCCTGGTCGAGCCACCAGCGGCAGGCCTGAATTTCCGGCGTTTCCGGCGTCTGATGGATGCGCCGCTTGCCGCGCTGCTCATATTTGAAATGCTTGACCGCATTGGTGACATAGACGCTGGCGCGATCAATTCGCGCCTCCTCCAGCGCTCGGTCCAGCAACTGTCCTGCCGGACCGACGAAGGGGCGTCCCGCAAGATCTTCCTGATCTCCCGGCTGCTCGCCGACCAGGACGAGCCGCGCGTCCAGCGGCCCTTCGCCAAAGACCGTCTGCGTCGCGTCCCGGTACAAAGGACAGCGGGTGCAGGCCGACGCCTCCTCGCGCAGCGCGTTCCAGGCGACCGCGACGTTACCCGGCCGCGCTGGCACTTTCGGTGGTGTGGCGATCATGCTTGCCTCCCTTGCCTGTGCGCCCGCGACCAGTTCGGGGATGAGCGCTGCTTCGGGCAAATTGCGCCAATATTTTTTTGGCATTTCGGACAGCATCGCGCGTTGCTTGAGCCGCGCGGGATTGAAGGTTGCCGCATAATAGCTCTTCCATACTTCCTCGACCGGATCACCCGCAGGCGCATCCGCTCGGGTCGCCCCCGGACCCTCGCTCAATATTTCACCATCCCAATGGATGCTGATCTCGGGCGTAAGGATGGACCAGCGCATCGACGCGAAGCGCCTTACAAAGAAGCCGGCATTAGCGCGCACGATATGATGATCGGGTTCGAACCAAGCGACGAAGCGTGGCCGGTCACCTTCATCCACCTCGCGAAAGCGCACGAACGCGCGCATTTTATGCATGTCACGCCGTACCGCTTTTGCGAGACTGTCTGTTCGGCGCATCAAGGGGTCAGCTTGATCGTCCATTCGTGACGGCTGTTGCCGCACATTCAGCAGCAATTCGTAGAGCAGGGCGAAACGTTGCTCGTCCCGGTGCAGAATCGCACTCTCGGCGAGGTTCAGGAACGCGCGCGGTACGGAAAAGCCCCCGCCCGTGTTAGGACGGGGCGGCTCGTCGAAGGACAGGAGCGAGGCCGCCTGCCCTTCGACCCGCCAGTCGATATCCTGCGCTGGGACATTGGCCGATGCGAAACGCCGGGCGGCCGTGCGCCACCCTTCGAAATCGTCCGGCCCGCTCAGCAGCGCCTGATACATACGTGCCTCAATCGGCGGCTTCTGCCCGCTGCAGTTCGGCAGGCTTGCGCTTGGCGAAGGCGGCCGCCAGCTTCTGTTCCTCTTCGTCCGTCAGTTCCGCTGCGGCGTCGGGGAACATCTCCTCTTCCTCCTCTTCGATATGGTGGAGGTAGCGCTTCTTCAGCTTGTCGAAGGTCTCACGCCATGCAGCGCTGTTAAATTCCAGCTCCTGCAATTCTTCGAGATAATCCTCGATTTCCTTATGCTCTGACACGCTATGCTGTGCATCTTCCCGCAGGTCGGGCCGGGCGAGCATCGTGGCGTAGAGCGTTTCTTCCTCCGCCGCGGCATGTGCGGTGACTTCTACCCGAAACTGCTCGAACAACTGTTCCAGCCGCTCATGATCGTCCTGGGCTTGGGCCATCTGCTCGAACAGTTGGCGGTGGACGTCATGATCCTGCTTCAGGCGGTCGAAAATTGTCGCATTGGCCATGGGGTGCTCCTCTAGATACAGAGGGCACAACGAAGGCTGCCGAACTTTGGGTCCCGTTGTTTAGCCGAACAGGAAGCGGAAGATGATCGCGACTGGTATCCAGAGCAGACTGCTGGCGATGCTGGCCAGCCAGACTTGTGCGACATCGCGGCGAAAACGGAGGTCGAGCCCTGCACTGGAAAGGCCGCTGTCGTCCAATATTTCCCACCTGCGCTCAAGCCTGCGCGCAGCCACGCCGAAGCCGCCGATCGCGACGATAAGCGCAAGGTGAAGCAGCAGCGAACCGCCCATCCTCGCGACGATTCCGATCTGGAGCAGGCAGAAGACGACAAGCGCGGTCGCGAGATGGCTGCTCATGCGCTTGGCGTAGCGGCCGCCATGATTCTGCGCAGAAGCGTTTTTGAATAGCGTCGCCACCAGCAATCCCCTCCATTCCTGCGCTCAAGAAAACATGAAGCGCCGCGCTTATCAACGGCAAAAGCAAGGGTTCAGGTAAAAAGCTCGAATTGAGTCGGGGGAGGGGTCAGCCGTCTCTTCAGATCAACTTTGTCGATCAGGTGCAGGGGCCGCCAATCGCTCGCGATGAGGAAGGGCCGAAGTTTGGCGATCGAACTGGTCAGCCGCGCGACATCGTCCAGTCTGAGGCGGCGTTGCCGGCGGCTGGCTAAAATGCGATCGACGGCCTTCACGCCCAAGCCAGGCACCCGCAGGAGCATTTCGCGGGGCGCGCGGTTCACATCCATGGGAAAGATACCCCGGTGCCGTAACGCCCAGGCGAGTTTGGGATCGATATCGAGCGGCAGATGGCCGGTCTCGGGATCGGTCGCTTGTTCAATGTCGCTAACCGAAAAGCCATAGAAGCGCATCATCCAGTCGGATTGATACAGCCGATGCTCACGAAGAAGGGGCGGGCGTTTGAGCGGCAGGACGGCGCTGGGGGACGGGATGGGGGAGAAGGCGCTGTAGTAGACCCGACGCAGGGCGTGCCGGTCATAGAGGGAGCGCGCCCGCCGGAGGATCGCTCGGTCATCCGCGCCGTCAGCGCCAACGATCATCTGTGTGGACTGCCCGGCCGGGGCGAAGCGCGGTGCATGGCGGTAGCGTTTTCTCGCGTCACCCATATCCTCGATCGACGTGCGCAACTCCTTCATCGCGCCTTCGATCCGCTTCTCGTCCTTTTCTGGGGCGAGCCGTTTCAGTCCCTCTTCGGTCGGCAATTCGACATTGATGGACAGCCGGTCGGCATAAAGCCCGGCCTGATGCGTCAATTCAGGGTCGGCGTCCGGGATCGTCTTCAAATGGATATAGCCGCGAAAGTCATGCTCTTCCCGCAGCGCTCGCGCGACGCCGACCAGCTGCTCCATCGTGTAATCCGGCGACCGGATGATGCCGGATGATAGAAACAGCCCCTCAATATAATTGCGGCGGTAAAAGTTCAGGGTCAGATCGACCACCTCCCAAACGGTGAAGCGCGCCCGGCGCACATCGCTGGACCGACGATTGATGCAATAATGGCAGTCGAATATGCAGCTGTTGGTGAGCAATATCTTGAGCAGTGAGATACATCGGCCGTCCGGAGCATAGGCGTGACATATGCCCATGCCTTCGGTCGATCCCAGCCCGCCTTTGCGGCCTGACAGGCTGTCGCGCTTCTTCGTGCCCGATGACGCGCAGGACGCATCATATTTGGCGGCATCGGCAAGAATCTCGAGCTTGTGGCGGGTAGACAGGACTGACATAAGTTCATGATATGTTCTTTTGAGGGCACTGTCCTTGATCTAGATTGCGCCTGCGTTTTCACCGCGCGATGGGTCAACTTTTCCAGCTGGGGTCGATGCGGTCGATCAGCCGCACCATCGCCTGAAAGTCGGGAACGCCGGGGCCGACCGGAAGCTGCACGCCGCCGATGTCGCGCTGATGCACGGCGATCACTTCATCAGGGATATCGAGCGGTGTGCCAGCCGCGCCCGTGGCGACCTGGATTTCGCAAGCGCGTTGAAGCATCCAGTGCATGAGGAATGCATTGGGCAGGCTGTCCGCCATGACCAGCGTGCCATGATTGCGCAGCATCATCAGTCGTCGGTTTCCGAGATCAGCGATCAGCCTTTCCCCTTCTTCAGGCCGCAGCGTGATGCCTTCAAAGTCGTGATAGGCGATTCGCCCGGTAAAGGCGGCCGCGTAGAAATTGGTAGGACGTAATCCTTCCTTGGTCGCGCTGACCGCCATGGCCGCAGTCGTGTGGGTGTGGATCACGCAATGGGCGTCAGGCAAATGACGGTGAAAGACGCTGTGCTGTGTAAAACCGGCTCGGTTCACCGGATAGGGACTGCCGTCCAGCACATGCCCGTCTATGTCGATCTTGACCAGGTTGGACGCGGTCACTTCCGAATAGAGCAGGCCGAAGGGATTGATCAGGAAGGCGTTATCTTCGCCCGGCACGCGCAATGTGATGTGATTGTAGATCAGCTCCGACCAGCCCATATGGTCGAATATGCGGTAGCAGGCCGCAAGCTGCTGGCGCGCTTCCCACTCCGCAGCGGGCGCATTGGATACGGAAATGGCGGTGGCCATGGCGATCCTCCTCTTATCCTGTAATGCGACTATCCGCCGTCGCGGCGCCGCTGTCGAGCGAAACGGCTTTAGGGTTGAATTAGGCCGACTCTGCTGGTAGGGCGCGCCCCACACGGCGCAGGCTGGCCTGCGACGACTCATCGCTATTACTTTCGGTAGGCCCGTCGGGAGGGGTTTGTTTCCTGGCGAACCGCCCGCTTTCGACTGGAGTTTGACTGGCTTATGCAAATCATCGTTCGCGACAACAATGTCGACCAGGCCCTGCGCGCGCTCAAGAAGAAGCTGCAGCGTGAGGGCGTGTATCGCGAGATGAAGCTGCGCCGTCACTACGAAAAGCCTTCGGAAAAGCGCGCCCGCGAAAAGGCGGCTGCGGTTCGCCGCGCGCGCAAGCTGGAGCGCAAGCGCGCTGAGCGCGACGGCGTCCGTTAAGACGTTCGTTGTCCGGGGCGGCTGTTCGGCCGTCCTTCCCTGCTGATTCCCGCACCTGCGAGGCTTAGGTCCATGTCCACGACCGCTGTTCCCCTTCGTCCCATCGCCAAGGGGTCGCTGACGCGTCTCTGGATCGGCGTTGCCGCCGTCGCGATCGCCGCTGGCGGACTGGCCTGGGCCGGGCAGCGCGGAGTTGAGGCTTCGCCCGCAAGCTATCTCGCACATAATGCGGGAGAGGACGGCGTGGTCACGACCGAATCGGGCCTGCAATATAAGGTGCTGGAAGAGGGTGCGGGACCCAGCCCCACCCCCGCCGATGTGGCCTTGGTAGGATATAAGGGAACGCTGCTCGACGGCACCGTCTTCGACGAGAACCCGCAGACGGCGATGCCGGTGGACGGCGTTGTGCCTGGCTTCTCCGAAGGGCTGCAGAAGATGAAGAAGGGCGGCAAATACCGTCTCTGGATTCCGCCGCAGCTTGGCTATGGTGAGCAGGCCGCTGGCCCGATCCCCGCCAATTCGGTGCTGGTGTTCGATGTTCAACTGCACGACTTCAAGTCGAAGGCGGACATCATGCGCATGCAGCAGATGATGCAACAGGGCGCTACCCCGCCACCGCTTCCCGGAAACTGATCAGATCATCTGCATTGGAAGGGCCCGGTTTCCGGGCCCTTTTCTATTCCACGACAACGATAGCGCCCGCGCCGGGCTCGTCTTCCTGCGCCTTCGAGCGTTCCTCCAGATACACTTTGATCATCGCGACGATGGGGTCGGCCAGGAACAGTCCCAATATTCCGAACAGCGCACCGAACAGAATCTGCGCGGCCAGCACTAGCGCTGGAGCGAGGTCGGTCGCACGCTTCGCCACCATGGGCACGATCAGGTAGCCGTCCACGATCTGCACCACCAGATAGACGAAAAAGGCATATAGCCCGGCATCGGTCCCTGCCGAAAATCCCACCAGGACGATCAGCACGCCGGAGATGATCGACCCGATATTCGGCAGGAAGGCAAAAAGCCCCGTCAGGATACCGAGCAGCCCCGCCATCGGCACGCCCCCCGCAAGCAGCAGCAACCAGGTGCCCACGCCCTCGACCGCCATGCCGATCAGCCGCCCGAACATCAGCCGGCGCAAGGTCCAACCCATCCTATCGACCACATTATAAAAGCTCAGCCGCTTGCCCATTGGCAACATCCAGGCGACGCCGCGTTCATACAACCGGGGCTCGGCCGCTATGAAGATCGCCAGCACCAGCATCATGACACCGCTGGTCACCGCACCCATCATCGTACTGACCGCCGCAGTCACGCGGCCGATGGAGTTGAAAGCTTGGCTCGCGAGGCTTTTGAAGTCGTTTGGCGTGGCGGTGACGCCCAATTGCTGCATCCAGTCGCCAAGCCGGTTGATCTGCGTTTCGACGATCGACCGCATAGCCTGGGCCTGCAGCGCCAGGCTCGATCCCGTCAGATAGAATGTGTAGGCGAGAAAGAGCAGCGCCGCGATCAGCACGATGATCAGCCGCCAGCCCCTGCCGATGGGCAGGACGCGTCGCAGCAGGCGTGTCCCGCCATCCATCATCGTTGTCAGGACCAGCGCTCCCATGATCAACATGATCGGTTGAGCGAGCAGCACCAGAAGCCCTGCGGCGAACGCCATGCCGATCCATACGCTCGCGCGCTTAATCTCATGCTGGACGAGGGGGCTGCGAAGTTCGCTGGGGCCGGGTTCCTCGATATGGACGTGCTTGCCGCTCAATCACCAGCCCCTTGTTAGACACGTTATTTCGGGGGTGGAACGCTCTCGGGTCGCAGGCTGTTCCCGGCTCGGCCGCCGCGCAGGCCATGGATCCAGCTGAGCGGGTTCCAGGTGGAATCGCCATCCAGCGAGAAAGTGATGAATTCCGCCCGGCCGCCGATGGCTTCCCATGGAACCGGGCCGCCCAAGCCATTTTCTTCCAGCGGCGCACGGCTGTCGGCGCTATTGTCGCGATTGTCGCCCATCAGGAAAACATGGTGCGGCGGCACGCGCACCGGCCCATACCAATCCAGAGCGCTAGGGCCCATGTCGATGGTGAGGTAGCGTTTGCCGTTCGGTAGAATTTCCTGCCGGACGGGCAACTGGCAATAGTCCTCCCCATCGGCACCCGTGACGCGCGCACCTGGGAACTGGGTGGGAGAGCAAGGCGCATTGCCATCAACGGGGATGCGCACGGGCCTCAACGCCTTCTGCGGGACCGCTACGCCATTTAGAACAACCTGGCCGCCTCGCACTTCTATAATGTCACCGGGCAGTCCGATTACGCGCTTGATATAGTCTTCGCGCCGATTGTGCGGTGAGACGATGACGATATCGCCTCGGTCGGGCAGGTGGCCGAAAATCCGCCCTTTCAGGAAGGGCAGGGGATGGAAGCTGGGCGAAACATAGGACCATCCATAAGGAAATTTGCTCACCACCAGCCGGTCGCCTTTGAGCAACACCGGCATCATGGATTCGCTGGGAATGTAGAAGGGCTTGGCCACAAAGCTGTGAAAGGCCAGCACGGCGAGGATCAGAAGAGCGATGCTCTTCACCTCATGCCACCAATCGATTGCGCCCTTGTCCGCCCGCGCTTGAACCGGCGGCGCTGGCTCTTCAGCAGGCAGCGGATCATTCTCGCTCATATCGGTTGCCGTCATGCTGGGCTTCTCGGATGCAGGGGGTGCGGCCTTCACTGCGGCATGGCCTCGATGATGACGAACGCCTGTGCCCATGGATGATCATCGGTTAGCGTGACGTGAATGATGGGCTTGTGACCCGCAGGGACCATGGACTGAAGCTGGGCGAGCGCTCCGCCGGTCAGCTCCAGCGTTGGCGCGCCGCCCGGGCGGTTGACGACGCCGATATCCTTCATGAACACACCGCGGTTGAAGCCGGTGCCCACGGCCTTGGAAAAGGCTTCCTTCGCAGCGAAACGTTTCGCCAGCGTTCCAGCCTTGGTGAAGGGGCGGCGATTCGCTTTTGTGCGCTCTATATCCGTGAAGACACGCTGCTCGAATCGCGCACCGAACCTATCAAGCGAGTTCTGGATCCGCTCGATATTGCAGAGGTCGGAGCCCAAGCCGATGATCAACGCACCAAGTCCATCTGCCGCCGCATTTCCCGAATGCTGCCTTCCAACCCGCCAAAGATCGCCTCGCCGATCAGAAAATGCCCAATGTTGAGTTCAGCAACCTGAGGAATGGCGGCGATTGGGCCGACATTGTCGAAGGTGAGGCCATGGCCTGCATGCGGCTCAATACCGTTTTTGGCGGCAAGGGCTGCGGCGTCGGCGATCCGTCGCAACTCGTCCGCCCGTTCAGTGCCCGAAACATGGGCATAGCGGCCCGTATGAAACTCCACGACTGGTGCGCCAAGGCGGATTGCTGCTGCGATCTGCGCTGGATCAGCCTCGATGAACAGGCTGACGCGAATTCCTGCGTCCCCAAGTGCCTGCACGATCGGCTTTAACGCTTCGATTTGGCCTGCCGCATCGAGACCGCCCTCGGTCGTCCGTTCCTCGCGCTTTTCCGGCACGATGCACGCTGCGTGCGGCCGATGCTTCAGCGCGATCTCCAGCATCTCCTGGGTAGCCGCCATTTCCAGATTGAGCGGCACGGTGAGCGCCGCCATCAGCGTCACGATATCCTCGTCCCGAATATGACGCCGGTCCTCGCGCAGATGTGCCGTGATGCCGTCGGCACCGGCCTTCACCGCCAGCAGTGCGGCCTTGACGGGATCGGGATGTTCTCCCCCTCGTGCGTTTCGGATGGTCGCAACATGATCGATGTTGATGCCCAGGCGCAGATGAGCGGGGGGATGCTGCATGCTACTTATTGCTTCCGGCTTCCTGGCTTGATCGCGGGTATGGCCGCCAATTCGGGCGGCACCTCTTCTGCTTCATAAACCGGGAAGTTGATGCTTACGAGCGGATAGAAGGGTACGCCCAACTCGACTTCACCCGCAGACCGGTCAACCAGCGCAGCCTCCGCGATGACGATGCCGCCTTCCGCTTCAACCGCTTCTATCGCCTGACGCGAAGAAAGGCCGGTCGTGACCACATCCTCAACCATCAGCACCTTCTGTCCCGGAGTGATGGTGAAACCACGGCGAAGTTCAAATATGCCTTCGGGCCGCTCAAGGAACACGGCATCCTTGTCGAGCGCCCGGCCGACTTCATGACCGATGATCAGGCCCCCCATGGCGGGCGAAACCACCAGGTCGATTTCCTGCCGCAATTCTCGGGGCAGCTTCTGCACAACGGCTCGCGCTAGGCGGCCCGCGCGCTCAGCGTTCATCAATACGCGCGCGCATTGAAGATAATTGGCGCTACGGCGGCCGGAGGAAAGAATGAAATGTCCCTCCAGCAACGCTCCTGCTGCCCTGAATTCCGCCAGTACTTCCTCGTCGGTCATCCGATTTCGATCCATCCGCGCATGCCGCGGCCTCTTTTCAGGGCCGGCTGGCACTTCTTATTCAAACATGAGCCGCGCCCATGACGCGCCCCTGTGCGCGAGGTGCGAGATAGGCGGAGGACAGGGGCGTTGCAACAGTGAAGAAAATCTGCTCCTGCCCGCTTGAGGCATCAAAAAACCATGCCTATAAGCCGCGGCAGATCGACCGGGCGGAGGGGGACGCGTATGCGCGCGCCTTCGTTGCAGCGGCGCCAAGGGGTTACGGGGTAAGAAGACGCTTATGAAAATGGTGAAATCGCTCGTTCTCGCCGGGTTGCTGGCCTTCGCGCCGGCCGCGGCGTTGAACAGTCAGGCGTTGGCGCAGGACAATGCTGCTGTCGCAGCCTCCGCTGCTGACAATGCGGCCGCGCCGGCCGACTCGAGCGCCAATGCGGCGGCTCCGGTTGCGCAAGCTGCTCCGGCAGCCAAGGTCGCCGCGCCGCCCCGGATGAAGCCGACCGAAGGTATCGGCATGCCGCGTCCGGGCGAAATCACCCTGCAGGAGCAGTTCAGCCCCACCGGCCACACGGCCCGTTGGCTGCACGACGTGCTGTTGCTGCCGCTCATCACTATCATCTCGGTCTTCGTTCTGCTCCTGATGCTCTATGTGATGGTGCGTTTTCGCCGCAGCGCCAATCCGGTGCCGTCGAAGACCTCGCACAACACGCTCATCGAAGTGATCTGGACGGTGGTGCCGGTGGTCATTCTGCTGGTCATCGCGGTGCCCTCGATCGGCCTGCTGGCGGACCAGTATAAACCCGCGCCCAAGGATGCGCTGACCGTCAAGGTGACCGGCTATCAGTGGTATTGGGGCTATGAATATCCCGACAACGGGATCCCCGAATATGTTTCGAACATGCTCCCCCGGGACAAGGCCGAGGCGAATGGCGAGCCCTATCTGCTCGCGCCTGACAATCGCATTGTTCTTCCGGTCGGCCGTCCGATCAAGCTGATCATAACGGGCGCCGATGTGATCCACGCCTTTGCTGTACCGTCGCTTTGGCTGAAGATGGATGCGGTCCCTGGCCGTCTCAACGAAAAGACCGTCACCATTGAGAAGCCCGGCGTTTATTACGGCCAGTGTTCGGAGCTTTGCGGCGCGCGCCATGGCTTCATGCCTATCGCCGTCGAGGCGCTGCCTCCCGCCCAGTTCGACCAATGGGTTCTCTCGCAGGGCGGCAAGCTCCAGGGCGCTGCTGCAGCGGCGACTGCCGCCGCTGCTGCCCCGGCTGCCGCACCCGCCGAAAAGCTTTGATGTAAGGGCATAGACGCCATGACAACCATTACCGCAGATCATCACGGCGATCATGCTCATGAGCATCATGACGCCGATCACAAGCCAGCCTTCTTCCAGCGCTGGTTCATGTCGACGAACCACAAGGACATCGGCACCCTCTACCTGATCTTCGCGATCCTCGCCGGCGTGATCGGCGGCGCGATTTCGGGCCTGATGCGTGCCGAACTGGCCGAGCCGGGTATTCAGTACCTCCATACCTGGGCGCAGCTCAGCGACGGCCCTTCGGCCACGCTCGACCAAGCCTATCACCTTTGGAACGTGCTGATTACCGCGCACGGTCTAATCATGGTTTTCTTCATGGTTATGCCCGCCATCATCGGCGGCTTCGGCAACTGGTTCGTTCCGATCATGATCGGCGCGCCGGATATGGCGTTCCCGCGGATGAACAATATCAGCTTCTGGCTGCTCATCCCCGCCTTTGCCCTTCTTCTGGGTTCGACCTTCGTTCCCGGCGGCACCGGAAATGGCGCGGGCACCGGATGGACGGTCTATGCGCCGCTCTCGACCAGCGGTTCTGCGGGTCCGGCGGTGGATATGGCGATCCTGTCGCTCCACATCGCGGGCGCCAGCTCGATCCTGGGTGCGGTGAACTTCATCACCACCATTCTCAACATGCGCGCGCCGGGGATGACCCTGCACAAGATGCCGCTGTTCGTTTGGTCGGTGCTGGTTACCGCCTTCCTGCTGCTGCTCGCGCTGCCGGTTCTCGCTGCGGCGATCACCATGCTGCTGACGGACCGTAACTTCGGCACGACCTTCTATGACGCCGCCGGCGGTGGTGACCCGGAGCTGTACCAGCATCTCTTCTGGTTCTTCGGTCACCCTGAAGTGTACATCATGATTTTGCCGGGCTTCGGCATCGTCAGCCAGATCATCTCGACCTTCAGCCGCAAGCCGGTC
It includes:
- the coxB gene encoding cytochrome c oxidase subunit II, encoding MKMVKSLVLAGLLAFAPAAALNSQALAQDNAAVAASAADNAAAPADSSANAAAPVAQAAPAAKVAAPPRMKPTEGIGMPRPGEITLQEQFSPTGHTARWLHDVLLLPLITIISVFVLLLMLYVMVRFRRSANPVPSKTSHNTLIEVIWTVVPVVILLVIAVPSIGLLADQYKPAPKDALTVKVTGYQWYWGYEYPDNGIPEYVSNMLPRDKAEANGEPYLLAPDNRIVLPVGRPIKLIITGADVIHAFAVPSLWLKMDAVPGRLNEKTVTIEKPGVYYGQCSELCGARHGFMPIAVEALPPAQFDQWVLSQGGKLQGAAAAATAAAAAPAAAPAEKL
- the pyrE gene encoding orotate phosphoribosyltransferase translates to MTDEEVLAEFRAAGALLEGHFILSSGRRSANYLQCARVLMNAERAGRLARAVVQKLPRELRQEIDLVVSPAMGGLIIGHEVGRALDKDAVFLERPEGIFELRRGFTITPGQKVLMVEDVVTTGLSSRQAIEAVEAEGGIVIAEAALVDRSAGEVELGVPFYPLVSINFPVYEAEEVPPELAAIPAIKPGSRKQ
- the ctaD gene encoding cytochrome c oxidase subunit I translates to MTTITADHHGDHAHEHHDADHKPAFFQRWFMSTNHKDIGTLYLIFAILAGVIGGAISGLMRAELAEPGIQYLHTWAQLSDGPSATLDQAYHLWNVLITAHGLIMVFFMVMPAIIGGFGNWFVPIMIGAPDMAFPRMNNISFWLLIPAFALLLGSTFVPGGTGNGAGTGWTVYAPLSTSGSAGPAVDMAILSLHIAGASSILGAVNFITTILNMRAPGMTLHKMPLFVWSVLVTAFLLLLALPVLAAAITMLLTDRNFGTTFYDAAGGGDPELYQHLFWFFGHPEVYIMILPGFGIVSQIISTFSRKPVFGYLGMAYAMVAIGVVGFVVWAHHMFTTGMSVNVKMYFTAATMVIAVPTGIKIFSWIATIWGGSISYKTPMVWALGFIFLFTVGGVTGVVLANGGVDDVLHDTYYVVAHFHYVLSLGAVFGLFAGFYYWFPKMSGRMYNEFLGHLHFWVFFVGVNMLFFPMHFLGLSGMPRRYPDYPEAFAYWNGVASHGYEIMAVGVLIFFVNVFWSLVAGKKAEGNPWGEGATTLEWTLPSPPPFHQFETLPVID
- a CDS encoding pyridoxine 5'-phosphate synthase, with translation MQHPPAHLRLGINIDHVATIRNARGGEHPDPVKAALLAVKAGADGITAHLREDRRHIRDEDIVTLMAALTVPLNLEMAATQEMLEIALKHRPHAACIVPEKREERTTEGGLDAAGQIEALKPIVQALGDAGIRVSLFIEADPAQIAAAIRLGAPVVEFHTGRYAHVSGTERADELRRIADAAALAAKNGIEPHAGHGLTFDNVGPIAAIPQVAELNIGHFLIGEAIFGGLEGSIREMRRQMDLVR